A region of Pontiella agarivorans DNA encodes the following proteins:
- a CDS encoding right-handed parallel beta-helix repeat-containing protein, whose protein sequence is MRTFFGVGCLLVICAGSVLARTVNVEDHGIVPGQDVTFKVNQLLEELQGEKGVTLYFPKGRYEFKPENAIEKYRAVTNHDNSLKRIAFPLYGFEDFTLDGGESTFLFYGRICPVIVENSKNIMLKNFSIDWDTPFHHELTVVERDEKNNTFVAEVSPMKHGFKVQGGKLLLGHYGWEDELGQNIPYDPKTGAPYWDTRRYGLKYRGAKAANVGENRVRLQDATRLAPPLGAVLCAWGNSPNRLAQSIHLGNSLNTTIENVTVYAGGGMGLIAERCENIHLNKFVVTSAEGRTLSARADATHFLGCKGLIHVENCLLEHMGDDGINVHGAYVKVVEYMGDNTFLCEISHRQQKGLIFCEPGDKVMLTSRKNVQPLYESTVTATRILNESRFLMTVDMMPETYPEGPLSFENLTWYPDVIMKKCIVRENRARSVLISTKGKVLLEDNWFSSQMHGVLIEGDNKSWYESGGVRDVTINNNTFVNHGYGNGQGYPLYAAPMLLPEQTLGDDQYHWNIRFTNNRIKNFNGHLVHAKSVKNLIVEENTVEVDNTYPSSSGLPAVALDFCKDVRVKNNSFAGFEFPIRIESKGGTTGLKVEHNTGLDSGTLNK, encoded by the coding sequence ATGAGAACTTTTTTCGGAGTCGGTTGTCTTCTGGTGATTTGCGCCGGAAGTGTATTGGCACGAACCGTTAATGTGGAAGATCACGGGATTGTACCAGGGCAGGATGTAACGTTTAAAGTGAATCAGCTTCTGGAAGAACTTCAGGGAGAAAAAGGGGTGACCCTTTATTTTCCTAAAGGGCGTTATGAGTTTAAACCGGAAAATGCAATCGAGAAATATAGAGCCGTGACCAACCACGACAACAGCCTGAAACGAATTGCTTTTCCATTGTATGGGTTTGAAGACTTTACCCTTGATGGCGGGGAATCCACGTTCCTGTTTTATGGACGTATCTGTCCGGTGATCGTCGAGAATTCAAAAAATATCATGCTGAAAAATTTCAGTATTGACTGGGATACACCGTTTCATCACGAGCTGACCGTTGTTGAACGTGATGAAAAGAACAATACCTTCGTGGCAGAAGTCAGCCCGATGAAGCACGGCTTCAAAGTACAGGGCGGTAAACTGCTGCTGGGGCACTATGGTTGGGAAGATGAGCTGGGGCAGAATATTCCGTACGACCCGAAGACAGGTGCGCCTTATTGGGATACACGCAGGTATGGCCTGAAATACAGAGGGGCGAAGGCCGCCAACGTTGGAGAAAACAGAGTGCGGCTTCAGGACGCCACACGCCTTGCTCCTCCGCTGGGTGCCGTATTATGCGCTTGGGGGAACTCTCCGAACCGGTTGGCGCAGTCTATTCATCTGGGCAATTCTCTGAATACAACGATTGAGAATGTAACGGTCTATGCCGGCGGTGGTATGGGACTGATTGCGGAACGATGCGAAAATATTCATCTCAATAAATTTGTTGTAACTTCAGCGGAAGGCCGAACACTTTCTGCACGTGCGGATGCAACTCATTTTCTCGGCTGTAAGGGGCTCATTCATGTGGAAAACTGTCTGCTGGAGCATATGGGAGATGATGGAATCAATGTGCATGGTGCTTATGTGAAGGTCGTTGAGTACATGGGTGATAACACATTTCTCTGTGAAATCAGTCATCGACAACAGAAAGGGCTGATCTTCTGTGAACCGGGCGACAAGGTGATGCTTACGTCACGTAAAAATGTTCAGCCTCTTTATGAGTCGACCGTTACCGCTACTCGAATTCTGAATGAATCCCGCTTTTTGATGACGGTGGATATGATGCCGGAAACGTATCCGGAAGGTCCGTTATCGTTTGAAAACCTGACCTGGTATCCGGACGTCATCATGAAAAAATGTATTGTGCGGGAAAACCGTGCCCGCAGTGTTCTGATTTCGACGAAAGGTAAAGTCCTGCTCGAAGATAACTGGTTTTCTTCTCAGATGCACGGAGTGCTGATCGAGGGAGATAACAAGTCCTGGTATGAATCCGGCGGAGTTCGGGATGTGACGATCAATAACAATACATTTGTGAATCACGGGTATGGAAATGGGCAGGGTTACCCTCTCTACGCCGCACCCATGCTGCTGCCGGAGCAGACGCTGGGCGACGACCAATATCACTGGAATATCCGGTTCACGAATAACAGGATCAAAAATTTTAACGGCCATCTGGTACATGCGAAATCTGTTAAGAACCTGATCGTTGAAGAGAACACGGTAGAAGTCGATAATACGTATCCGAGCAGTTCCGGGCTGCCGGCAGTCGCTTTGGATTTCTGCAAAGATGTACGAGTGAAAAACAACAGTTTTGCCGGATTCGAATTCCCCATCCGAATAGAGAGCAAAGGCGGAACCACTGGATTGAAAGTTGAACATAATACCGGTCTCGATTCTGGTACGCTGAATAAATAA